The Lacipirellula parvula genome window below encodes:
- a CDS encoding Gfo/Idh/MocA family protein, giving the protein MSRHSTASRRTFLKTAAAASTAIALPTFIPARVLGREGAVGPNDQIVIGFIGAGGRARQLMDQVPEGGRIVALADCFPERMAETLDQKKQQWKTYTDYRTMFDKEQLDAVVVATPDHGRTLPCMRAMQAGLDIYAEKPLTAYIREGRILADAARKLGRVFQVGSQQRSMEINDYCCAFVRDGKLGKLKKVLAVNYVGPQAMQNFPAEPVPTGGDWDVWCGPTELRPYNGSLRFAWMGWRDYSGGEMTNWGAHGVDQIQWALGKSHTGPVELWPITPGPNGKVGMRYDDGVEVSFELENTGPMGGGIFVGEDAKMEINRNKFATNPPGFAKDAPKPAVQDKWEGDGWIARPHIQNWLDCIRTRELPNADVEIGHRSISVCHLANITREVGRPLKWDPVAETFPEDPEACKLLDRPRREGYELPVV; this is encoded by the coding sequence ATGAGTCGCCACTCGACTGCTTCACGCCGCACGTTCCTCAAAACCGCGGCCGCAGCGAGCACCGCGATCGCGCTGCCGACTTTCATTCCGGCGCGGGTGCTCGGACGCGAAGGCGCCGTCGGTCCCAACGATCAAATCGTCATCGGCTTCATCGGCGCCGGCGGCCGTGCGCGGCAGTTGATGGATCAGGTGCCAGAAGGGGGCCGCATCGTCGCGCTGGCCGATTGCTTCCCTGAGCGGATGGCCGAGACCCTCGACCAGAAGAAGCAGCAGTGGAAAACGTACACCGACTATCGCACGATGTTCGATAAGGAGCAGCTCGACGCGGTGGTCGTGGCGACTCCCGATCATGGTCGCACCCTCCCCTGCATGCGGGCGATGCAAGCGGGGCTCGACATCTACGCCGAAAAGCCGCTCACCGCCTACATCCGCGAAGGCCGCATCCTCGCTGATGCGGCGCGGAAGCTGGGCCGCGTCTTCCAGGTCGGCTCGCAACAGCGCAGCATGGAGATCAATGACTACTGCTGTGCGTTCGTCCGCGACGGCAAGCTCGGCAAGCTGAAAAAAGTGCTCGCTGTCAACTATGTCGGTCCGCAGGCGATGCAAAACTTCCCTGCCGAGCCCGTGCCGACCGGCGGCGACTGGGACGTTTGGTGCGGCCCGACTGAACTGCGGCCGTACAACGGTTCGCTTCGCTTCGCATGGATGGGCTGGCGCGACTACTCGGGCGGCGAGATGACCAACTGGGGCGCTCACGGCGTCGATCAAATTCAGTGGGCCCTCGGCAAGAGCCACACCGGCCCGGTCGAGCTGTGGCCGATCACGCCCGGCCCGAACGGCAAAGTTGGCATGCGATACGACGACGGCGTCGAGGTGAGCTTCGAGTTGGAGAACACCGGACCGATGGGGGGCGGCATCTTCGTCGGCGAAGACGCGAAGATGGAAATCAATCGCAACAAATTCGCCACCAACCCGCCCGGCTTCGCGAAGGACGCCCCCAAGCCAGCCGTGCAAGACAAATGGGAAGGCGACGGCTGGATCGCGCGGCCGCACATTCAAAACTGGCTCGACTGCATCCGTACCCGTGAGTTGCCGAACGCCGACGTCGAGATCGGCCACCGTTCGATCAGCGTCTGCCACTTGGCAAACATCACCCGCGAAGTGGGCCGGCCGCTGAAGTGGGACCCGGTCGCCGAGACGTTCCCCGAAGACCCCGAAGCTTGCAAGCTGCTCGACCGCCCGCGCCGTGAAGGATACGAGCTGCCGGTCGTTTGA
- a CDS encoding arylsulfatase, whose protein sequence is MTTLTYFFPRRVLRAVVVLLSCVCLAASAAESEAAEQPNIIFILADDLGYGDLSCYGQKNFKTPNLDRMAKEGMRFTQHYAGCTVCAPSRACLLSGQHTGHVHQRANGPIEFRPDPQDISIGRLLKNAGYHTAMIGKSGLACNSQNGNHPAEKGFDHFFGYISHGAAHRYYPQVLWRDGEKVQYPDNHGKEGKHYSTDMFVADAKEYIKEHKDGPFFLHLSLQAPHADLNVPAKWRDPFVGKFKEKPHTKDSHYRNETHPKATFAGMVTNLDDAVGQILDELKEQGIDENTIVMFASDNGPMSEGGWDRNFFNSGGPLKGGKRDMYEGGVRVPMIAWQPGKIAAGETSDHVSAFWDFVPTACEAAGIKPPADTDGLSYLPTLYGKGEQPEHDYLYWEFHERGGKQAVRQGDWKAVRLDFQTDPSRPLELYNLADDLAETKNVAAEHPEIVARMREIMRKAHVDTELFKIPAN, encoded by the coding sequence ATGACTACCTTGACCTACTTCTTTCCCCGTCGTGTCCTTCGTGCCGTCGTGGTGCTCCTCTCCTGCGTCTGCCTCGCCGCGAGCGCCGCGGAGAGCGAGGCCGCCGAGCAGCCGAACATCATCTTCATCCTCGCCGATGATCTCGGTTACGGCGATCTCAGCTGCTATGGACAAAAGAACTTCAAGACGCCGAACCTCGATCGCATGGCGAAGGAGGGGATGCGGTTCACACAGCATTACGCCGGCTGCACCGTCTGCGCGCCGTCGCGGGCGTGCCTGCTCTCGGGCCAGCATACGGGCCACGTCCACCAACGAGCGAACGGCCCGATCGAGTTCCGGCCCGATCCGCAAGACATCTCGATCGGCCGACTGCTGAAGAACGCCGGCTATCACACGGCGATGATCGGCAAGAGCGGGCTCGCGTGCAACTCGCAGAACGGCAACCATCCGGCTGAGAAAGGCTTCGATCACTTCTTCGGCTACATCAGCCATGGCGCCGCCCACCGTTACTACCCCCAAGTGCTGTGGCGCGACGGCGAGAAGGTGCAGTATCCCGACAACCACGGCAAAGAAGGGAAGCACTACTCGACCGACATGTTCGTCGCCGATGCGAAAGAGTACATCAAGGAACACAAGGACGGGCCGTTCTTCCTTCACCTCTCGCTGCAGGCGCCGCACGCCGACCTGAACGTCCCCGCGAAGTGGCGCGACCCGTTCGTCGGCAAGTTCAAAGAAAAACCGCACACCAAAGACAGCCACTACCGCAACGAGACGCATCCGAAGGCGACCTTCGCCGGGATGGTGACGAACCTCGATGATGCGGTCGGCCAGATTCTCGACGAGCTGAAGGAGCAGGGAATCGACGAGAACACGATCGTGATGTTCGCCAGCGATAATGGCCCGATGAGCGAAGGAGGTTGGGATCGCAACTTCTTCAACTCCGGCGGACCGCTCAAAGGGGGCAAGCGCGACATGTACGAAGGGGGCGTCCGCGTGCCGATGATCGCGTGGCAGCCGGGCAAGATCGCCGCGGGCGAGACGAGCGACCACGTCTCGGCGTTCTGGGACTTCGTGCCGACCGCGTGCGAGGCAGCAGGAATCAAACCGCCGGCCGATACAGACGGCCTCTCCTACCTGCCGACGCTCTACGGCAAGGGCGAGCAGCCGGAGCACGATTACCTCTACTGGGAGTTCCACGAGCGCGGCGGCAAGCAGGCCGTGCGACAAGGCGATTGGAAGGCCGTGCGGCTCGACTTCCAGACCGATCCCAGTCGGCCGCTGGAACTGTACAACCTCGCAGATGATCTGGCCGAGACGAAGAACGTGGCGGCGGAGCATCCGGAGATTGTGGCGAGGATGCGGGAGATCATGCGCAAGGCGCATGTCGATACCGAGCTGTTTAAGATTCCTGCAAACTGA
- a CDS encoding ABC transporter ATP-binding protein: MLPLATTRLTKFYGNRPVVNSVNLAIPSGCVYGLLGRNGAGKSTLIKMLMGMVQPDAGEATLLGHNVAEMPAEVRQRIAYIAEGHPLYDWMTIQQAIDFVAPFYTRWNGRLVDQIINHFELPRRGKLRRLSNGQRAQVSLALAVAPEPELLILDDPTLGLDTVVRRDFLESLIQIIQRKGRTILFSSHILGDVERIADRIGVMVDGVLRVDCPTEHFRESIKLVTLEFRGVPPDWSGGGGVVSSRHVGSNLELITVGFDAEQRELAESLEPLAIDVLDLNLEDAFIEYTRGPKRSLPLFVTESTDDSYARPQGVA; this comes from the coding sequence ATGCTCCCCCTCGCCACCACTCGCTTAACAAAGTTCTACGGCAATCGCCCAGTCGTAAACTCGGTGAACCTCGCGATTCCCAGCGGCTGCGTCTACGGCCTGCTCGGTCGCAACGGCGCCGGCAAAAGCACGCTCATCAAAATGCTGATGGGCATGGTGCAGCCCGACGCCGGCGAAGCGACGCTTCTCGGCCACAACGTCGCCGAGATGCCGGCCGAAGTGCGACAGCGAATCGCCTACATCGCCGAGGGGCATCCGCTCTACGACTGGATGACGATCCAGCAGGCGATCGACTTCGTGGCGCCGTTCTACACGCGTTGGAACGGCCGGCTTGTCGATCAGATCATCAATCACTTTGAACTGCCCCGCCGCGGCAAACTCCGCCGCCTCTCCAACGGCCAGCGGGCCCAAGTCTCGCTCGCGCTTGCCGTGGCGCCCGAGCCGGAGCTCTTGATTCTCGACGACCCGACGCTCGGCCTCGACACGGTCGTCCGCCGCGACTTCCTCGAGTCGCTTATTCAAATCATCCAGCGCAAGGGTCGCACGATCCTGTTCAGCTCGCACATCCTGGGCGACGTCGAACGCATCGCCGACCGCATTGGCGTGATGGTTGACGGCGTCCTTCGGGTCGATTGTCCGACCGAGCATTTCCGCGAGTCGATCAAGCTCGTCACGCTCGAATTCCGCGGCGTTCCGCCCGATTGGTCGGGAGGCGGCGGAGTCGTCAGCTCACGGCACGTCGGCTCGAACCTCGAACTGATTACGGTTGGCTTCGACGCCGAGCAACGTGAACTGGCCGAGTCGCTTGAGCCGCTCGCAATCGACGTGCTCGATTTGAATCTGGAAGACGCGTTCATCGAATACACCCGCGGGCCCAAACGCTCGCTCCCCCTGTTTGTCACGGAGTCGACCGATGATTCGTACGCTCGTCCTCAAGGAGTTGCGTGA
- a CDS encoding GntR family transcriptional regulator — protein MKFQCDSTARTPIYRQLIEQVREAVARGRVQPGDRLPSVRQLSKDLVVNPNTIARAYTELEREGVLNTRPGLGVFIASRQAELTNQARERRLAALIDRFLTEAVHLGFAAEQVTEMLQKRIGQFQFAGTKE, from the coding sequence ATGAAATTTCAATGCGATTCCACCGCCCGAACGCCCATCTACCGCCAGCTCATCGAGCAGGTCCGCGAGGCCGTCGCTCGGGGCCGCGTTCAGCCGGGCGACCGGCTGCCGTCGGTCCGCCAGCTCTCGAAAGACCTGGTGGTTAATCCGAACACGATCGCCCGTGCTTACACCGAGCTCGAGCGAGAGGGGGTGCTCAACACCCGCCCCGGGCTGGGAGTGTTCATCGCCTCCCGGCAGGCGGAGCTCACCAATCAAGCCCGCGAACGCCGGCTCGCCGCCCTCATCGACCGCTTCCTCACCGAAGCCGTCCACCTCGGCTTCGCCGCCGAGCAAGTGACCGAAATGCTCCAAAAAAGGATCGGCCAGTTTCAATTCGCAGGAACGAAGGAGTAG
- a CDS encoding dockerin type I domain-containing protein translates to MLVAPRSRWSLVTLMGLAMFLPQATEGAAWMDDFSDGSVTDGNPVPWVLNLNGAGPFPGTYDASGGDFYMKPAAGSVTNQMSALVPITLGPTYVRTQGTVLPDPNNPNNKAGNLVLTARVNPQNLTGYLLYLDLSGNLNIQALTGGGASVDLGGADLAFNAGTEVVMEFNAVGNQLTGYAWAANDPAGKPALPQISVSHSSFTSGYAGLAFAEDADGTAGIYRYAAAQETPFVDVNPSNGDFDGDGDVDGVDFLTWQRGFGLTGQPNATTGDANGDGNVDAADLALWKSHFGGPPTPVGAVPEPGSLGLLIAAGMALAAVQRRRALR, encoded by the coding sequence ATGCTTGTCGCCCCTCGTTCACGTTGGTCGCTCGTCACGTTGATGGGTCTAGCGATGTTTCTCCCGCAAGCGACCGAGGGCGCTGCATGGATGGACGACTTCAGCGACGGCAGCGTCACGGATGGGAATCCCGTTCCCTGGGTTCTCAACCTCAACGGCGCCGGCCCCTTCCCGGGAACGTACGACGCCTCCGGCGGCGATTTTTACATGAAACCCGCTGCTGGATCGGTCACGAACCAGATGTCGGCGCTCGTGCCGATCACGCTCGGCCCCACCTATGTTCGGACGCAGGGGACTGTACTGCCGGATCCCAACAATCCAAACAACAAAGCGGGCAATCTGGTTCTCACAGCTCGCGTCAACCCGCAGAACCTGACGGGCTACCTGCTGTACCTCGACCTTAGCGGCAATCTCAACATTCAAGCTCTCACCGGCGGCGGCGCGTCCGTCGACCTCGGCGGGGCCGACCTCGCGTTCAACGCCGGCACTGAGGTCGTGATGGAATTCAACGCCGTCGGCAATCAACTGACCGGCTACGCGTGGGCCGCCAACGATCCGGCCGGCAAGCCAGCGCTACCGCAGATCTCGGTCTCGCACTCCAGCTTCACGAGCGGATATGCCGGGCTCGCCTTCGCCGAGGACGCCGACGGGACGGCCGGAATCTACCGCTATGCGGCCGCTCAAGAAACGCCGTTCGTAGACGTGAATCCGTCGAACGGCGACTTCGACGGCGATGGCGACGTCGACGGCGTCGACTTTCTCACATGGCAGCGCGGCTTCGGACTCACTGGGCAACCCAATGCGACCACCGGCGACGCCAATGGAGACGGCAACGTCGACGCGGCGGACCTTGCCTTGTGGAAGAGCCATTTTGGCGGTCCGCCGACGCCAGTCGGAGCGGTGCCGGAGCCTGGTTCGCTGGGGCTGCTGATTGCGGCTGGGATGGCGCTGGCGGCAGTGCAGCGTCGAAGAGCCTTGCGCTAG
- a CDS encoding DUF7453 family protein gives MMLMLLRCRTALVTLSFAIAAALLDAPRAVAIDLEPVMLQSQAVPGTTGFFYAPTITVSGLNNSRKVVTWGGWPGNPFSHNGIFTWENGVLTDLLRNDDVQNAPGIGQPVVQTQPGFLDHNGNVAAPASFGVDQDDVNYIGPNRAGLAFVNRVGGADAPGNTDPWEPFVSVEGNNNGQMVFYGRVGNNDLGLWRGTNSANLVRLVQEDVTLIPNTAFVVEDASFETPCITSTGVALFDVGYGPSGDEEAVLVGTSDANLQVVARTNYLDVPGLPAGTKFSGVQKEAINNAGHIVMGGDWGAFGNSGLFTTARGLLEPVVLSGITNVPGVPGEKFDWLLSSVTISGNDDVFFTGESDVTATDGIYKWNNGALSALAIEGQAAPGANSTFKFFNGVHTNAAGDMMFVAELADENVGLWYVAAGTTTLVRQLITGMNVDVLGDGTDIRPIADLSMPGTFGGPQGGGQLRFNDHGDFIVELAFEAGVNTRPLEGIYISSVVPEPSTLALASLAALACIGSRRRR, from the coding sequence ATGATGCTCATGCTCCTCCGTTGCCGTACAGCGCTTGTTACTCTTTCGTTTGCGATCGCTGCTGCTCTGCTCGACGCGCCCAGAGCCGTCGCCATCGACCTCGAACCGGTGATGTTGCAGTCTCAGGCCGTTCCGGGGACGACAGGATTCTTTTACGCCCCGACGATCACGGTTTCGGGGCTCAACAACAGCCGCAAAGTAGTCACTTGGGGCGGCTGGCCGGGCAATCCCTTTTCTCACAACGGCATCTTCACCTGGGAGAACGGCGTCCTCACCGACCTTCTCCGCAACGACGACGTGCAGAACGCCCCCGGTATCGGCCAGCCAGTGGTTCAAACGCAGCCCGGGTTTCTCGACCACAACGGCAACGTGGCCGCTCCCGCAAGCTTTGGCGTCGATCAGGACGACGTGAACTATATTGGCCCGAATCGCGCCGGCCTCGCGTTCGTCAATCGCGTCGGCGGCGCCGATGCGCCAGGCAACACCGATCCGTGGGAACCCTTCGTCAGCGTGGAGGGGAACAACAACGGCCAGATGGTTTTCTATGGCCGCGTCGGCAACAACGACCTGGGCCTGTGGCGCGGAACGAACTCGGCCAACTTAGTGCGGTTGGTGCAAGAAGACGTCACCCTCATTCCTAACACGGCGTTTGTCGTCGAAGATGCATCGTTCGAAACGCCGTGCATCACCAGCACGGGCGTCGCGTTGTTCGACGTTGGCTATGGCCCGTCGGGCGATGAAGAAGCCGTGCTCGTCGGCACGAGCGACGCCAATTTGCAGGTTGTCGCACGTACCAACTATCTCGACGTTCCTGGGCTCCCCGCCGGCACGAAGTTTAGTGGCGTGCAGAAAGAGGCGATCAACAATGCCGGCCACATTGTCATGGGCGGCGATTGGGGCGCCTTCGGCAATAGCGGGCTCTTCACGACCGCACGTGGTTTGTTGGAGCCGGTAGTCTTGAGCGGGATTACTAACGTGCCGGGCGTTCCCGGCGAGAAGTTCGACTGGCTACTCTCCAGTGTCACCATTAGCGGCAACGACGACGTCTTCTTCACCGGCGAGTCGGACGTCACCGCGACCGATGGTATCTACAAGTGGAACAACGGCGCACTCTCGGCCCTTGCGATTGAAGGTCAAGCGGCTCCCGGCGCCAACTCGACCTTCAAATTCTTTAATGGCGTCCATACAAATGCTGCCGGCGACATGATGTTCGTGGCGGAACTCGCCGATGAGAATGTCGGTCTGTGGTACGTCGCCGCCGGCACGACGACCTTGGTGCGGCAACTCATCACGGGTATGAACGTCGACGTCCTCGGTGACGGGACCGACATTCGCCCCATCGCCGATCTGTCGATGCCGGGCACGTTCGGCGGCCCGCAGGGCGGCGGCCAACTGCGTTTCAACGATCACGGCGACTTCATCGTGGAACTTGCTTTCGAAGCTGGCGTGAACACGCGGCCGCTGGAAGGAATCTACATCAGCAGCGTCGTGCCTGAACCGTCGACGCTCGCGTTGGCGTCGCTCGCGGCGTTGGCATGCATTGGCTCGCGCCGCCGTCGTTGA
- a CDS encoding pectate lyase family protein gives MSLTRHVARFAIVIALAYAGVASAMQAAPPAFPGAVGQGAQATGGRGGDVYHVTTLADYDPKTEPKIEGSFRHAIRSAEGPRTIVFDVGGTIPLHAELEIRKPDLTIAGQTAPGGVTCWGFPAEVSGTKNVILRHMRFRTGDFNARPVPVAAGQRPAGATPRKLNPASANAMYVGNESERVILDHVSAAWGIDEVLSVTRARDVTIQNSIIAEGLNNSFHPKGAHGYGSLIRGELTPEDQAKNIGGYTLYGNLWAHNRARNPSIGGQQTLDDGQAEGDRRRTDLNLANNVVYDWGDQAAHRSEGGDVRVNLLGNVFICGPAKKAKYFFREKTPGRSEVVAIGNWRDLDQDDDHDGSVPEDDAELAKGFDGFAKDDRLATAGKPLPFGEQVAAVAQPAEQAYEAVLAGVGASLARDAIDQRIVDSVRNRTGGLVDSQEEFRGADGKLPGIDDLQEQRRPADFDADRDGIADAWERKHGLDPRDPSDGNGATLSDEGYTNLEVYINDLATKN, from the coding sequence ATGAGCCTCACACGTCACGTTGCACGATTCGCCATCGTGATCGCACTGGCCTACGCCGGCGTCGCGTCTGCAATGCAGGCCGCGCCGCCGGCGTTTCCGGGCGCCGTCGGCCAGGGCGCGCAGGCCACCGGCGGCCGCGGGGGCGACGTCTATCATGTGACGACGCTCGCGGATTACGACCCGAAGACCGAGCCCAAAATCGAAGGCTCGTTCCGCCACGCGATCCGTTCGGCCGAGGGACCGCGGACGATCGTGTTCGACGTCGGCGGCACCATTCCGCTCCATGCCGAACTCGAAATCCGTAAGCCTGACCTCACCATCGCCGGCCAAACGGCCCCCGGCGGCGTCACTTGCTGGGGCTTCCCCGCCGAAGTCTCCGGCACAAAAAACGTCATCCTCCGCCACATGCGCTTCCGCACCGGCGATTTCAACGCGCGCCCAGTACCAGTAGCCGCGGGGCAACGACCCGCCGGAGCGACGCCAAGAAAGCTAAACCCCGCCTCCGCCAACGCGATGTACGTCGGCAACGAGAGCGAGCGGGTGATCCTCGACCACGTCTCCGCCGCGTGGGGCATCGACGAAGTCCTTTCGGTCACGCGGGCCCGCGACGTCACGATTCAGAATTCGATCATTGCCGAGGGACTCAACAACTCGTTCCACCCGAAGGGCGCCCACGGCTACGGCTCGCTCATCCGCGGTGAATTGACGCCGGAGGATCAGGCCAAGAACATTGGCGGCTACACCCTCTACGGCAACCTGTGGGCCCACAACCGCGCCCGCAATCCATCGATCGGCGGGCAGCAGACGCTCGACGACGGCCAAGCGGAAGGCGATCGCCGTCGCACCGATCTCAATCTGGCGAACAACGTCGTCTACGACTGGGGCGATCAAGCCGCCCACCGTAGCGAAGGGGGAGACGTTCGCGTCAACTTGCTCGGCAACGTCTTTATTTGCGGGCCCGCGAAGAAGGCAAAGTATTTCTTCCGCGAGAAGACGCCAGGGCGGAGCGAAGTCGTCGCCATCGGCAATTGGCGCGACCTCGATCAGGACGACGATCACGACGGCTCTGTGCCGGAGGATGATGCGGAGCTTGCCAAAGGTTTTGACGGGTTTGCGAAAGACGATCGCCTCGCCACCGCTGGCAAGCCGTTGCCGTTCGGCGAACAAGTCGCCGCAGTCGCTCAACCGGCGGAGCAAGCGTACGAAGCAGTCCTCGCGGGCGTCGGGGCCTCGCTCGCACGCGATGCGATCGACCAGCGAATCGTCGACTCCGTGCGGAACCGCACCGGCGGGTTAGTTGATTCGCAAGAAGAGTTCCGCGGCGCCGACGGCAAGCTGCCAGGCATCGATGATTTGCAAGAACAACGACGGCCCGCTGATTTCGACGCCGATCGCGACGGCATCGCCGACGCGTGGGAACGCAAGCATGGGCTCGATCCGCGCGATCCGAGTGATGGCAATGGCGCAACGCTGAGCGATGAAGGGTATACGAACTTGGAAGTCTACATCAACGACTTGGCCACCAAGAACTAG
- a CDS encoding DUF1559 domain-containing protein: MNQSAPAPTATGGGKPPQVRRARCAVAARAFTLVELLVVIAIIGVLVALLLPAVQAAREAARRTQCQNNLKQVGLATQNYHDSRRELPPSRVADGQQTWLALILDYMEQASVKKLWNPQLGCYYDQTLATRNASVEAYYCPSQSHENRAILVPEIPQDGHSHVRGDPEIPGTTVGYSGALADYRGVLGSTCPVFATNDAGTQIQVTDFDGGMGHYADGAIPQCDRSKVRFGGAGNRGVIGFKAMTALKSVTDGTSLTVLGGEVGRYASEAGHAFNGDHNAAIMLGEGRGFCQKCELNKAEGGDNGFGGVHSGIVLFVMCDGSVQSISKETDLPVLDRMATRAGDDLYALNGTATSCRP; this comes from the coding sequence ATGAACCAATCTGCACCGGCGCCAACTGCCACCGGTGGCGGCAAGCCCCCTCAAGTTCGGCGGGCACGATGCGCCGTCGCGGCGCGAGCCTTCACGCTGGTCGAGCTGCTCGTCGTCATCGCGATCATCGGCGTGCTGGTGGCGCTGCTACTCCCGGCCGTGCAAGCCGCCCGCGAAGCCGCGCGGCGGACGCAGTGCCAGAACAATCTCAAGCAAGTCGGCTTGGCAACGCAAAACTACCACGACTCGCGGCGAGAACTGCCGCCGTCGCGCGTGGCGGATGGCCAGCAGACGTGGCTGGCGTTGATCCTCGACTACATGGAGCAAGCGAGCGTCAAGAAGCTGTGGAACCCGCAGCTCGGCTGCTACTACGACCAAACGCTCGCCACGCGGAATGCGAGCGTCGAAGCTTACTACTGCCCGTCGCAGTCGCACGAAAATCGCGCGATCTTGGTCCCGGAGATTCCACAGGACGGACACTCTCACGTTCGCGGCGATCCAGAAATCCCCGGAACGACGGTTGGCTACTCTGGCGCGCTGGCAGACTACCGCGGAGTGCTTGGTTCGACCTGCCCAGTATTCGCCACGAATGATGCGGGAACGCAGATTCAAGTCACCGACTTCGACGGCGGCATGGGCCATTATGCCGACGGTGCCATCCCGCAGTGCGACCGAAGCAAAGTCCGCTTTGGCGGCGCCGGCAATCGAGGCGTGATCGGCTTCAAAGCAATGACCGCGCTCAAGAGCGTTACCGACGGGACGTCGCTCACGGTGCTAGGCGGCGAGGTCGGCCGTTACGCTTCGGAAGCGGGCCACGCCTTTAATGGCGACCACAATGCAGCCATCATGCTCGGCGAAGGTCGCGGCTTTTGTCAAAAGTGCGAATTGAATAAAGCCGAGGGAGGCGACAACGGCTTCGGCGGCGTTCACTCCGGCATCGTGCTTTTCGTCATGTGCGATGGCAGCGTGCAATCGATTTCCAAAGAAACCGACTTGCCCGTGCTTGACCGCATGGCAACGCGGGCCGGCGACGATCTGTACGCTCTGAACGGCACAGCGACAAGCTGCCGGCCGTAG
- a CDS encoding carboxypeptidase-like regulatory domain-containing protein, whose translation MFWSLLKHRVPSLAVALMLCAGCGDSLRTSVGGRITRADGSPLIGATVTVRSDATGKWARGVTDADGAFQLGGATADEGIEPGEYYVTITEERGDMGQLPATIPARYAKRTASGIALTVAAGESQELILQLDPT comes from the coding sequence ATGTTCTGGAGCCTGTTAAAGCACCGAGTGCCGTCGCTCGCAGTCGCGCTGATGCTGTGCGCGGGCTGCGGCGATTCGCTCCGCACATCCGTCGGCGGGCGAATTACTCGCGCCGATGGTTCGCCACTCATCGGCGCGACCGTCACCGTACGCTCCGACGCGACTGGCAAGTGGGCTCGCGGCGTCACTGATGCCGACGGCGCCTTCCAGCTAGGCGGAGCCACCGCCGACGAAGGTATCGAACCTGGCGAATACTACGTCACTATCACGGAAGAACGCGGCGATATGGGACAGTTGCCGGCCACGATTCCCGCACGCTATGCGAAACGAACGGCGTCGGGCATTGCGCTCACCGTCGCCGCGGGCGAATCGCAGGAACTCATTCTGCAACTCGACCCAACATAA